In Lacrimispora indolis DSM 755, a genomic segment contains:
- a CDS encoding 3'-5' exonuclease, producing MKNYIVLDLEWNQSAGGKEEAVERLPFEIIEIGAVKLNEGLEEVGEFKRLIRPRIYPELHEKILEVTHMDEKTLMEEGRDFEEAIKEFLKWCGEEAVFCTWGSMDLTELQRNMAFYGIINPFPKPFLYYDVQKLYSLLYGDGKDRQSLDIAVLEMQIMEERPFHRALDDAHYTGRVMHKMDFDKVREYWSTDYYRLPENKEEEVYLVFPRYSKYISRPFESKQDAIGDKTVTDVICCKCNRMLRKKIRWFSVNQKFYTALGICPEHGNVKGKIRMRRTDDGRVYVVKTMRLVGEEDIREIYEKKEETRKKRVEKTKIRKQNKKKGDAPLS from the coding sequence ATGAAGAATTATATTGTACTGGATCTGGAATGGAACCAGAGTGCCGGAGGGAAGGAAGAGGCGGTAGAGCGCCTTCCCTTTGAAATCATAGAGATCGGGGCTGTGAAGCTTAATGAAGGGCTGGAAGAAGTGGGTGAATTTAAGAGACTGATACGGCCCAGGATCTATCCGGAACTTCATGAAAAGATATTGGAAGTAACCCACATGGATGAAAAAACCCTGATGGAAGAAGGCAGGGACTTTGAGGAAGCCATAAAGGAGTTTTTAAAGTGGTGCGGAGAGGAAGCCGTATTCTGTACCTGGGGTTCCATGGACTTAACCGAGCTGCAGAGGAATATGGCGTTTTATGGAATCATAAACCCCTTTCCAAAGCCCTTTCTCTACTATGATGTACAGAAGCTTTACAGCCTCCTTTATGGGGATGGCAAAGACCGGCAGTCCCTTGATATTGCGGTTTTAGAGATGCAGATCATGGAAGAGAGGCCCTTTCACCGAGCCCTTGACGATGCCCATTACACCGGGCGTGTTATGCATAAAATGGACTTTGATAAGGTCCGGGAATACTGGTCAACGGATTATTACCGCCTGCCGGAAAATAAGGAGGAGGAAGTATATCTGGTGTTTCCAAGGTACTCCAAATACATTTCAAGGCCCTTTGAGTCAAAGCAGGATGCCATTGGGGACAAAACCGTCACTGATGTCATTTGCTGCAAGTGCAACCGGATGCTGAGAAAGAAAATCAGATGGTTTTCCGTGAACCAGAAGTTTTATACGGCTCTTGGTATCTGTCCTGAACATGGAAATGTAAAGGGAAAGATCCGCATGAGGCGCACCGATGACGGCAGGGTCTATGTGGTGAAGACTATGAGGCTGGTGGGAGAGGAAGACATCCGGGAGATCTACGAGAAAAAGGAAGAAACCAGAAAAAAACGGGTGGAAAAGACCAAGATACGAAAGCAGAATAAAAAGAAGGGGGATGCCCCCCTTTCCTAA
- a CDS encoding IS110 family transposase, translated as MIYAGIDVSKDKHDCFIINSDGKILFKSFTIPNNREGFEVLYQKITSTTDDLTNVKVGLEATGHYSYNILGFLLDKGLTTFVINPLHTSLFRKSLSLRKTKTDKVDSHTIATMLMSDVNLKSYSDISYHNEELKSLTRYRFDKVRERAKLKTSVSRLVTILFPELEKLVPTLHMPSISALLSEFPGAFQIASAHLTRLTNLLYETSKGRYGRDNAILFRETARASIGSNMPVKSLELKHTLKLIGELDAEIDEIEQEIKRIMDELHSPILTIPGISYRMGAMILAEIGDFSRFDSPDKILAYAGLSPSTYQSGQLESSHSHMEKRGSRYLRYALFNAAKFVCKWDPVFAAYLAKKRAEGKHYNVAVSHAAKKLVRVIYRLEKSGQAYNKVS; from the coding sequence ATGATATACGCAGGGATTGATGTTTCCAAGGATAAGCATGATTGTTTTATCATCAACTCAGATGGGAAGATTCTCTTTAAATCCTTTACCATTCCCAACAACCGGGAAGGTTTTGAGGTCCTCTATCAGAAGATCACTTCCACTACAGATGATTTAACCAATGTAAAAGTAGGCCTTGAAGCCACTGGACACTACAGTTATAACATCTTGGGCTTTCTTCTTGATAAAGGTCTGACCACCTTTGTTATCAATCCGTTACATACCAGTCTTTTCAGAAAAAGTCTAAGCCTTAGAAAGACGAAAACGGATAAAGTTGATTCCCATACGATTGCTACAATGCTTATGTCTGATGTGAACTTAAAGTCCTACTCAGACATATCTTACCACAACGAGGAATTAAAGTCACTAACCCGTTACCGTTTTGATAAAGTCAGGGAGCGCGCCAAGCTTAAAACTTCTGTTTCCCGTCTGGTTACGATTCTTTTTCCTGAACTGGAAAAGCTGGTTCCCACTCTTCATATGCCTTCCATTTCCGCTTTACTAAGCGAATTCCCCGGTGCTTTTCAGATTGCTTCTGCTCATCTTACCAGACTGACCAATCTGCTTTACGAAACCTCTAAGGGTCGTTACGGCAGAGACAACGCCATCCTGTTCAGGGAAACAGCCAGAGCCTCTATCGGTTCGAATATGCCTGTAAAATCTCTGGAACTGAAACACACCCTAAAGCTGATAGGTGAATTAGATGCCGAAATTGATGAAATCGAACAGGAAATAAAACGTATCATGGATGAACTCCATTCCCCTATTCTTACGATTCCTGGAATCAGTTACCGGATGGGCGCCATGATTCTAGCTGAAATCGGTGATTTTTCCCGTTTTGACTCTCCTGATAAGATTCTTGCCTATGCTGGATTATCTCCCTCTACCTACCAATCCGGACAGTTGGAATCTTCTCATTCACATATGGAAAAGCGTGGTTCCAGGTATCTGCGCTACGCACTTTTTAATGCTGCTAAATTTGTCTGTAAGTGGGATCCGGTATTTGCCGCCTATCTTGCAAAAAAGAGGGCGGAGGGTAAGCATTATAACGTTGCTGTTTCTCATGCTGCGAAGAAGCTGGTCAGAGTCATTTATCGGTTAGAAAAATCGGGACAGGCATACAACAAAGTCTCTTAA
- a CDS encoding sensor histidine kinase, whose protein sequence is MNKQKIISKKDLLRNFIVTFVCLLFATALSYMMHILGGYTNNVGIIYMMAVVLISRYSSGYIPGVIASFISVICVNFVFTYPYMAFNFVMEGYPVTFIALLIISTITSTTTTHLKEQSRIINEREKMLMEAEKEALRANLLRAISHDLRTPLTGIIGASNTYLENSVNMQESEKTSLVSNIREDANWLLNMVENLLSVTRIRDTGAHVSKRPEPLEEVASEAIERFHKRLPKSVVHVTVPDEFIMVPMDATLIEQVIINLLENAVYHSNSKEPISLSIFVEDGYAWFEVRDQGVGISPERLDTLFDGYTSSPNSSYDSHKGMGIGLSICKAIVTAHDGKITAANEDHGAVFTFTLPLGENAYE, encoded by the coding sequence ATGAATAAACAGAAAATCATATCCAAAAAGGACTTGCTTCGGAATTTCATTGTCACCTTTGTCTGCCTTTTATTTGCCACCGCCCTCTCCTACATGATGCACATACTGGGCGGGTATACTAACAACGTGGGAATCATTTATATGATGGCAGTTGTATTGATCTCCCGCTATTCCAGCGGTTATATACCGGGAGTCATTGCCTCTTTTATCAGTGTGATCTGTGTAAACTTTGTGTTTACTTACCCATATATGGCGTTTAACTTTGTAATGGAAGGATATCCTGTTACTTTCATTGCACTGCTGATCATTTCAACTATTACAAGCACCACTACCACTCACTTAAAAGAACAAAGCCGTATCATAAACGAGCGGGAAAAGATGTTAATGGAGGCGGAAAAGGAAGCCTTACGGGCAAACCTCTTGCGGGCCATTTCCCATGACCTTCGGACCCCTCTCACAGGGATCATCGGCGCAAGCAACACATATCTGGAAAACTCCGTCAACATGCAGGAGTCAGAAAAGACCAGCCTGGTTTCCAATATCCGCGAAGACGCCAACTGGCTCTTAAATATGGTGGAAAACCTGCTTAGCGTTACCAGGATACGGGATACGGGAGCTCATGTTTCAAAGCGTCCGGAACCATTGGAAGAGGTTGCTTCCGAAGCCATTGAGCGTTTTCACAAAAGACTGCCCAAATCCGTTGTCCATGTGACCGTACCAGATGAGTTTATCATGGTTCCCATGGATGCCACTTTGATCGAACAGGTCATCATCAACCTTCTGGAAAATGCTGTTTACCATTCCAATTCAAAGGAACCCATCAGCCTGTCCATATTCGTTGAGGATGGTTATGCCTGGTTTGAGGTGCGGGACCAGGGTGTGGGAATTTCCCCGGAACGGCTGGACACCTTATTTGACGGTTATACCTCATCGCCCAACAGCAGCTATGATTCCCATAAGGGAATGGGGATCGGGCTTTCCATCTGCAAGGCCATTGTTACTGCCCACGACGGAAAAATCACAGCAGCCAATGAAGATCATGGCGCAGTTTTTACATTTACACTACCATTAGGGGAGAATGCTTATGAGTAA
- a CDS encoding DUF3006 domain-containing protein has protein sequence MKVTIDRIGETLVICEDENGDMVKVRASALPEGVKEGDILTEEDGTWTFEREETERRRQRIRDKLRGLTE, from the coding sequence ATGAAGGTTACCATAGACAGGATAGGAGAAACCCTTGTCATCTGCGAGGATGAAAACGGGGACATGGTAAAGGTCCGGGCCTCTGCGCTGCCGGAAGGCGTAAAGGAAGGAGACATTCTCACAGAGGAAGACGGGACATGGACATTTGAGAGGGAAGAGACGGAAAGGCGCAGGCAGAGGATTCGTGACAAGCTGAGAGGTCTGACAGAATAA
- a CDS encoding cell wall-binding protein produces MNGKRILSLVLAVTMAAGLNSMTSMAATRKKITTVNLSVSADVVPGGSVFDQQAELTVKNGKIDVGEYEFTNSGFQWYEHDVPRLEVKLYAQEGYYFSVSESGFTISGGTFVKQAREDFSQTLTLTIDLPRVGEFTQDITSAEWGSKTMAVWSPAAGAGSYEVKLYRDGKHTGGVKTSVGTSLDLSGSMGKVGNYTFKVRPVSKQNSENKGDWVESSANYVDAAAAEQNRTSSGNSGGWKQDGTGWWYANNDGTYPAEIWQSIDGQWYFFNARGYMATGWVEWNGKQYYCDLAGGQMLSNTTTPDGVRVGADGAKLP; encoded by the coding sequence ATGAATGGTAAAAGAATCTTATCACTGGTACTTGCTGTTACAATGGCAGCAGGGCTTAACAGCATGACTTCTATGGCTGCCACCAGAAAGAAGATCACTACGGTGAACTTGTCCGTGTCTGCGGATGTGGTGCCGGGAGGTTCCGTTTTTGACCAGCAGGCTGAGCTCACAGTAAAAAACGGCAAAATTGATGTGGGAGAATATGAATTTACCAACAGCGGATTTCAGTGGTATGAGCATGATGTGCCAAGGCTGGAAGTAAAGCTGTATGCACAGGAAGGATATTATTTTTCAGTTTCTGAGTCTGGTTTCACCATTAGTGGGGGAACCTTCGTAAAGCAGGCAAGGGAAGATTTCAGCCAGACGCTGACATTGACCATTGATCTTCCCAGGGTGGGAGAATTTACCCAGGACATAACAAGTGCAGAGTGGGGTTCTAAAACCATGGCAGTATGGAGTCCTGCAGCAGGAGCCGGAAGCTATGAAGTGAAGCTGTACCGTGACGGAAAGCATACGGGAGGGGTTAAGACCTCCGTGGGAACGAGTCTGGATCTTTCCGGGTCAATGGGAAAGGTGGGGAACTACACCTTTAAGGTGCGCCCGGTGAGTAAGCAGAACTCTGAGAATAAAGGTGATTGGGTGGAGTCTTCCGCCAACTACGTGGATGCGGCGGCAGCTGAACAAAACCGCACCTCTTCCGGGAACAGTGGGGGATGGAAGCAGGATGGAACCGGCTGGTGGTATGCCAACAACGACGGAACCTATCCGGCAGAAATCTGGCAGAGTATCGATGGACAGTGGTATTTCTTCAACGCAAGGGGCTATATGGCTACAGGGTGGGTTGAGTGGAACGGAAAGCAGTATTACTGCGATCTTGCAGGAGGACAGATGCTTTCAAACACCACAACCCCTGACGGAGTCAGGGTCGGAGCCGACGGAGCAAAGCTTCCTTAA
- a CDS encoding carbohydrate ABC transporter permease, whose protein sequence is MKNKLVKYLLYALNILFAIIIISPVVYCFNVSMMTMKEVFSGGFWPKQLIPDNYIKALQLAPFFTFIKNSLIVSGTVTFGQIATGALAAYAFSMMKFRGRNVLFLLMLATMMIPSQAIIIANYLIICDLGLKNTYTALILPNVASAFAVFNMRQAFLQLPMEIKEAADIDGCSNFRFFCFIALPLVKPSMGALGIYIFLQSWNHYLWPLLVTDSVNMRTVQIGLGMLQGAESTDFRPVMAGSMIILIPSILAFVLGQKQLISGLTSGSVKG, encoded by the coding sequence ATGAAAAACAAACTGGTTAAATATTTGCTTTATGCTTTAAATATCCTTTTTGCAATCATCATCATATCGCCTGTTGTCTACTGCTTTAACGTGAGCATGATGACCATGAAGGAGGTATTTTCCGGCGGCTTCTGGCCAAAGCAGCTGATCCCTGATAATTACATAAAAGCCCTGCAGCTGGCTCCTTTTTTTACCTTTATAAAAAACTCCTTAATCGTGTCCGGTACAGTTACTTTTGGACAGATCGCCACAGGAGCGCTGGCTGCCTATGCTTTTTCCATGATGAAATTCCGCGGCCGTAATGTTCTGTTTTTGCTGATGCTTGCAACCATGATGATCCCCAGCCAGGCCATCATCATTGCAAATTACTTAATCATCTGCGACTTAGGCCTTAAGAACACCTATACGGCCCTGATCCTTCCAAACGTTGCTTCTGCTTTTGCAGTGTTTAACATGAGGCAGGCGTTCCTCCAGCTTCCCATGGAGATCAAAGAGGCTGCGGATATTGACGGCTGCAGCAACTTCCGGTTCTTCTGCTTTATCGCCCTTCCGCTTGTAAAGCCCTCCATGGGCGCACTGGGTATTTACATATTCCTTCAAAGCTGGAATCACTATTTATGGCCCCTGCTTGTAACGGATTCAGTGAACATGAGAACCGTTCAGATCGGCCTTGGTATGCTTCAGGGCGCGGAATCCACGGACTTCCGTCCGGTCATGGCCGGTTCCATGATCATCCTGATTCCCTCCATCCTGGCGTTCGTATTAGGTCAGAAGCAATTGATTTCCGGCCTCACCTCAGGTTCTGTAAAAGGGTAA
- a CDS encoding carbohydrate ABC transporter permease, with product MKKKRFFRVIEPYLYLLPAMFFFTAFLFWPFFKTIWLSFAMTTPLGAVSSLVGLGNYLTIFTSQAFQNSLLVSFQYAVMTVVCSIVIGFVLAIISNEDIKGKNLFRTIYALPMAISAAAASVVFMFIFHSSLGIINKILGTHIGWLTDPKYALGAVTLVTVWMNIGLNFIFLTAALQSVPLDLYECAAIEGAGFYAKHRHITIPCISPTLFFLLIINVINALQAYAQVKMMTQGGPSGSTNVIVYQIYQEAFINSRFGMACAESIVLFVILMVLTLLQFKLEKKVTY from the coding sequence ATGAAAAAGAAGCGATTTTTCCGGGTGATTGAGCCATATCTGTATCTATTGCCCGCCATGTTTTTCTTTACGGCATTCCTGTTTTGGCCGTTCTTTAAAACCATTTGGCTCAGTTTTGCCATGACAACTCCCCTTGGGGCGGTTTCCTCCCTTGTGGGCCTTGGGAATTATCTTACCATCTTCACCTCCCAGGCCTTCCAAAACAGTCTTCTGGTTTCCTTTCAATACGCAGTTATGACCGTGGTCTGTTCTATTGTCATCGGGTTTGTCCTGGCAATCATAAGCAATGAGGATATTAAAGGAAAAAACCTGTTCAGGACCATTTATGCTCTTCCCATGGCAATTTCCGCTGCGGCTGCTTCCGTTGTTTTTATGTTCATTTTTCACAGCAGTCTTGGAATTATAAACAAGATCCTGGGTACCCACATCGGCTGGCTGACGGATCCCAAGTACGCCCTGGGCGCTGTCACCCTTGTGACCGTATGGATGAACATCGGATTAAACTTTATATTCCTTACCGCCGCCTTGCAAAGCGTTCCCTTAGACTTATATGAATGCGCGGCCATTGAAGGAGCCGGCTTTTATGCCAAGCACAGGCACATTACTATTCCATGCATATCGCCTACCCTGTTTTTCCTTTTGATCATCAATGTCATCAATGCCCTTCAGGCTTACGCTCAGGTTAAGATGATGACACAGGGCGGGCCTTCCGGAAGCACCAATGTCATTGTGTATCAGATCTATCAGGAGGCCTTTATAAACAGCCGGTTCGGTATGGCCTGCGCGGAATCCATCGTCTTGTTTGTAATTCTGATGGTTCTCACTTTGCTTCAATTTAAACTGGAAAAGAAGGTGACCTACTGA
- a CDS encoding response regulator: MSKFTIVMIEDEKNICNFIESALERHDYKVNTAYNGRDGLALINSLCPDVILLDLGLPDLDGIDIIKSVRSWTSIPIIVISARTQEHEKVAALDFGADDYITKPFGTSELLARIRTALRHGRPTVSTMDGAVIPTPYSSDGLFIDFAKRLVTLEGRKIHLTQIEYKLVSLLAENSGKVLTYDYIISHIWGPYADNNNQILRVNMAHIRRKIENNPAEPKYIFTEIGVGYRMKESET; this comes from the coding sequence ATGAGTAAGTTTACAATCGTCATGATTGAAGACGAAAAGAATATCTGCAACTTTATTGAAAGCGCTTTAGAAAGACATGATTATAAAGTAAATACGGCCTATAACGGGCGGGATGGACTGGCCCTGATCAATTCCCTCTGCCCGGATGTGATTCTTTTGGACTTAGGACTTCCTGACCTGGACGGAATTGATATTATAAAAAGCGTCCGAAGCTGGACTTCCATTCCGATTATAGTCATTTCCGCCAGGACCCAGGAACACGAAAAGGTAGCCGCCCTTGATTTCGGCGCCGATGATTATATCACCAAGCCCTTTGGAACCAGCGAGCTGCTGGCCAGGATCCGCACTGCCCTTCGCCATGGAAGGCCTACCGTCAGCACCATGGATGGAGCTGTCATACCCACCCCCTACAGCAGCGACGGCCTGTTTATTGATTTTGCCAAGCGTCTGGTCACACTTGAAGGGCGCAAAATCCATTTGACTCAGATCGAATACAAGCTGGTCTCCCTTCTTGCGGAAAATTCCGGCAAGGTCCTGACTTATGACTATATCATAAGCCACATCTGGGGGCCTTACGCGGATAACAATAACCAGATCCTCCGGGTCAATATGGCCCACATCCGCAGAAAAATAGAAAACAATCCGGCGGAACCAAAATATATTTTCACGGAAATCGGAGTCGGATACCGGATGAAGGAAAGCGAAACTTAG
- a CDS encoding ComEC/Rec2 family competence protein produces the protein MTEKKTGKRYQRVLAAAVVLLTLFLAGCSPAAADPSPFPQGNEAGADLKVHFIDVGQGDSTLIEKDGHFMLIDAGERDQGEIVASYLEKQGVKTLDYVIGTHPHSDHIGGLETVIRKFGVQKVLLPEKEHTTKVYERLLDAIADKGLKVTIPKPGDGYSLGEASFQIIAPVRDYGDNLNNWSIGLRLVYGKNSFVLCGDAEKEAEEDMAAGGLPLKADVLKLSHHGSSTSSAPGFMDKVDPEYAVISCGKNNDYGHPHREILEMLKKRNIKALRTDQLGTIVAVSDGSKVTFPAIGEDAGEDRAQSTAAVQDYVINTNTKKFHRPDCKSAASMKKENRKAYQGAREELIGMGYEPCQSCNP, from the coding sequence ATGACAGAAAAAAAGACGGGAAAGCGTTACCAACGGGTACTGGCGGCAGCCGTTGTCCTATTAACTCTTTTCTTGGCAGGCTGCAGCCCGGCAGCCGCAGATCCTTCCCCATTCCCTCAGGGAAATGAGGCAGGCGCGGATTTAAAGGTACATTTTATTGACGTGGGCCAGGGAGACAGCACATTAATTGAAAAAGACGGGCATTTCATGCTCATAGACGCAGGAGAGCGGGATCAGGGAGAGATTGTTGCCTCCTATCTGGAGAAACAGGGAGTGAAGACGCTGGACTATGTGATCGGAACCCATCCCCATTCAGACCACATCGGCGGCCTGGAGACGGTTATCCGGAAATTCGGCGTTCAGAAGGTCCTTTTGCCGGAAAAAGAACACACTACGAAGGTTTATGAGCGATTGTTAGATGCCATAGCGGATAAAGGTTTAAAAGTCACCATTCCAAAGCCGGGGGATGGTTATTCCCTTGGGGAGGCTTCATTTCAGATCATAGCTCCCGTCAGGGACTATGGAGATAATTTGAATAACTGGTCCATAGGCCTGCGGCTGGTTTATGGAAAGAACAGCTTTGTTTTATGCGGAGATGCGGAAAAGGAAGCGGAAGAGGATATGGCAGCAGGCGGTCTCCCCTTAAAGGCCGATGTGCTGAAGCTTTCCCATCATGGAAGCTCCACCTCATCCGCTCCGGGCTTTATGGATAAGGTGGATCCGGAATATGCGGTGATCTCCTGCGGTAAAAATAATGATTATGGGCATCCTCACAGGGAGATCCTGGAGATGCTAAAGAAGCGGAACATCAAAGCTTTGCGCACGGATCAGCTTGGGACCATTGTGGCGGTGAGCGACGGATCAAAGGTCACCTTTCCGGCAATTGGGGAAGATGCAGGTGAGGACAGGGCGCAAAGTACGGCAGCTGTCCAGGATTATGTGATAAATACCAACACGAAGAAATTTCACAGACCGGACTGCAAGTCAGCAGCCTCCATGAAAAAAGAGAACCGGAAGGCTTATCAGGGGGCCAGAGAGGAATTGATCGGAATGGGGTATGAACCGTGCCAAAGCTGCAATCCTTAA